DNA from Drosophila suzukii chromosome 2R, CBGP_Dsuzu_IsoJpt1.0, whole genome shotgun sequence:
TTGAGGTCCTACGCATAACCGCAAAAACATTGCGTTTTTAAGGATTTATAGAaagaataatatttatttaatgtaGTTTAAGGATGCGCTTTGACTTCAAAGATGTTCACTCATACGTAATTAGCTGTttataaaagtttattttaatcTGGGTAGAGTAGACTTAAACGCCATTTTGTAAGGCTATCAGGTTATTAAATTGAACAGGTCAAAAGTagaaaaaagatttttatatTTGAATTTGTAATTCAAATTATAAGAAAGTTTGACAAAAATAGGttatgaaattaaatataGCACACCAAAGTCGACAATACAAAATGAAGAActaattttttgtattgtttGGACCACCCTGGTGAACAAAAGTTAAGAGGATTGACTGATTGATTATTTAAGAAAACAGTAAGTGGTTCTCCGCCCCTAGAGGAACCAGACTCTTCTCAACTACCTATGCTACCCCTTTTTGCACCTTTTCGCAATTCTTGCTAATAAAGCCGGTGTTAATTTAAGCATTTATTGTTTCGACGGAATTGAACGTGTAAAACGGGTCTCAATACGTGGAAAAACATCGCAGGGGCGCCAAGTGAGATTAAATCAGGTTTGCAATCCGAGCACCGCACGTGAATTGAATGGCGCTCTGGACCAGCTGGATTTACCCTCCCCAATCTCGCGCCCCGGGGCTATCAGTCTGCACTTGTTTACGCTCAATTTCATTGAGAACGTCGCACTATTGCACTTGGGGAATTTCTGGTCTGGGGCTTGCCTCTGGGAGAATCCCAATCTCTGGCTGACTTTTCCCAGCGTCGCTGCAGCCACCTTGATAAGACAGAACAGATCGGTCTAGCTGGAAGTTCTGTGATAGGGCCTATATAAGCAGTTGGCTTCCGAACACTCAGCATCAGTTGTCAGCTGCAAATCCTCTCGAGTCAACCTCAAAAACAAACCACAAAACCAACAACATGAAATTCCTGTCGCTTGCCTTTGTCTTGGGTCTGCTGGCTGCCGTGGCCAATGGTGAGTAAACTTAACAAACTATTTGCAAACTACATAagttatttaattattatttcaattactttccgtCTTTAGCCACTCCCCTGAATCCTGGCAATGTCATCATCAACGGCGACTGTCGAGTCTGCAACGTGAGGGCTTAAGGGCAGCAGAGATGGAGCAAAACAACCAAGCCAGTTGGAGTTCACACAGCCAAATATTATTAAGtcgtataaaaatgtaaacaaatattcaaaaaaatgcaataattaaaaaaatattcaaagtacacaattaaaaacttttattgGGACAGTTATCAGCTAAAAACAGAAGAAGAAGATGGGATAGGAAGGACAGTTGATGCTTATAAAGCTtaaactgaaatatatttatataacatattatattaatatataataaaacattgTAAAATAAGAAATAAGGAAAAATGGGTATAGAAACCTTATCATAATATATATGATATACATACTTGCAACTAATAGAAAAcattcaatttatttataacaGTTGTGATATACTTTTAAACGTCTAGATGaaaatattacctttgatTGAATAATAGGTATTTTATTCCACATATTGGAGTCTCCTACACTAACTAtactataaataaatacgtaTATATTCAGTACATAAACGTGCATATAATAATTGAACTATAATTTGTATTATAAGATGTTTCTTGTACACAGTAATTAAAATGTACAATGCAAGCATCCATTTGTTACCAATTGATATGGTCTTTATCAGTTGCTTCCCTTGGGTTTTTACTGTAATCCCCCATTTAAAATGAACAATACTATATATTGAGCCTATATAAGAGCAGAGCACTCGCGCTTTCTCAATCAGATTTATTCGCAATCCCCAAGAGAAACATGAAACCCCTTCAAGTCGCCGGAACTTTGATGTTGATTTTTTGCCTGCTGGCTGCGGTTAACGGTAATTGTTATATCAATTAAgctaatatatatttttagctaACAATTTTCTAATTGCAGCCACACCGGGCAAGGTGTATATTAATGGACAGTGCATTGACTGCAACAAGCCCGATAACGATGATGGTATAATAATGCCCACTGACCATAAAACGGCTGGTTCTATGTCCTACACCCTCACATCTGGAGCGGTGTTTTTCGGAATTATTTATCATTTATTTAGTTAAATGACTGTTTAATTATTctgtaaataaaataatgatttatttgaagcttagtgtaatgtGCATAGGATAACGGGATGTTTTGGTATAGGTACTACTATTTCACAGAACAAGTAAAACATGAagacattttatttatatatgtacactcagaaaaaaaaacaagtgtTTCGTGCTTGAATCGAGTATTTTCGGTGTCAAAACTTCGACAAGCATGGAAAGTGCAGAGCCAGAGAACAAAACTCAGCTTTCAAGCACGAATTTACTATAATCAACaatgaataattttaaaatatagtCATATTTGTACTTAAAAAAGAttgatttaataataaagtaagAAAGTTGCAGGCATGATTTAAGGACAAATAATTCTTTAATGTACATGCATTGTACATTTGTTTTCACTATATGCGAGTAAGAGAAATAAGTATTGGAAACTTAAATAAACGAGATATAcctaaataatattaatatctTAAGTTTACTTACGACTTGTCGCTCCCGGGCATTAACACTGTGTAATTTATGGAAATTGTTAGAGTTGACAGATATTTATTTCCAAAATGTGCTTAGTGTGAGAACTTTTTCAGCCCAAAGGTTCTTATATGGTAAGCACGAAATGGTTCCTAAATCAAGGCTGTTTGTAATTGCTCTTAGCACAGTGTTTTCCCTgagtgtatatatatatatttgttgcTCAAATATTCATTACGTTATAATAACGCACTGCAATGAGGTCATTAAAATAGCATTAAGttataacaataaaataagaaattttGGTACGTCTTTAAAGCTGTTAAAGAAATTAAATCACTCTTTAAATTGTTGACACAATAAATTTTATACCAAGAGCTAGtcaaaactatttttatacccgttactcgtaaacCGCCCTaatctgtggcgcccacaattttaatgctagaaaaaaattgtaactgaagtttattagtctcgtcaatacctttcgattgtccccaaaaaaaagtttggcacgcccactctaacgcccataacgcataaatctgtctaccgcccacataaccatataatGAGATCGCGGGTATGTTGCGCATTTTCCCTTTGTCCCaaaagctgagtaacgggtatctgatagtcgaggtactcgactatagcgttcttccttgttaagtTGTGTATTGGTTTGAGTGCATTCCTATAGACAAAGGTGCATTTAATCATGTATTTTTAACCCTGATTGATTTCCTTATCGTTCGCTTTGGGTtttgaaattatatatataatagaATCCGCTTATCAATgggaaatatttaatttctgGGGCATTTCCAGTAAATTCAAGACCTTGCATATATATGGGAAATACCTGcgattatattttattttaagggCTCCCATGTATAAAAGAAAATCCAGGAAGTGTACTTCCCTCAGTTGAGTTCAAGGCATTGCTTACAAAATGAAACTAATTTCCCTGTTGTTTTCACTTGGTCTGTTCGCCTTGGCGATGGGTACGTAAATCTTAGATCCTTAAATCCTtgcctttaaaaaaaattgtatttttacaGCTTCCCCGCTGGATCCAGATAACGTTATTATCAATGGAGATTGCAAAGATTGTAATGTGTACGGAGGCTAATCTGGAGCTAAAAACCTTAAGAGTTGTGTAACTTACACTtgtagaaaataaattttctgcATATTAGCTggttgttttatttatttactagaTAATAATCTGGGGGGTAACATATAAATGTAAGTTCCTtgaaacttggtcaaaaacGGGGGTCGTATAGTGCTTTTTGCAGCCGATTTTGGGTCAAGTGAGTTTTTAAAATCACATAGATACagaagaaaatgtttttaatttgtaagCGATATTTTTATTGCAATCGTCTTCAGAATAAATACTTTAAGGGTCTGCAGGACTCAAACTAAGGTTTTGTATTTTCTAGAAAAGTAATTATTTGGTAAGGAAACGTTGTTGGTTTATAGTAGTTCTGCAATGTTGCACGCCTCATGTATTGATTTTCTTTGTGCATAATTTTTCGATGCGCTGTAAAACCATAGATCACTGCACcgaaaaaaacatttaagtatAAGATTCTGTGAACtaattttatttcatattttgtCACAACAGAGAATTGCGCTTTAAGTCCATATATTAGTCGCCTCGAACATTGCAAACCCTGCAGTCGCCGTTGATGATCACATTTCCGGGATTAAGGGGATTGGCTaggcaaaaaaaagaaagattcAATTAGTAACCAGTCCAGATCGTATAGTATATCCTTGCACTTACCACTGGCCAGAGCCAAAAGACCCAGAAGAAATGCGACCGAGAGCAGCTTCATATTGTGAGTGAATCCAACGACTAATTTGCGAATCTGTTCGAACAGGTCTCTTTTATAGCCCCGCCAAGGCGGATTGATTAGCAAATTGCGCACTTTTTCAATTAATGCATGGCATTTGGCATGGAATCAATAAAAATGCGTCATAACTTGATTTTAACAGCAGCCTACCCCGTTTTTTATAGCTCTCAAGAGATCTTTGTCTGTGATTTGCGTGTCACTCTAATATGAAAACATTCAAACTGTAATTGATTCCAAAGAATTTTTCCATCTTACCTTTTTTTtcattacaaaatgtaaacacgGTTTCGTATTAATatagaaaaaataattgtatcgGAATCTGATGAAATTTTCAGAAGTGCAAATCATAAGCTGAATTATACATATGGTAAAGTTTAAAAGATATGAATTGATATGATAACGGATTGTTAGATTTTCTTTTATAGCTCTCAAGAGATCTTTGtacataaatacattttaaatacacTTATACTGTAATTGGTTCCATTTTACCTTTATATGATTACAAAATATACACATGAACTCGTTGtcaaaatatacaaaataatttaatttagtttattttataCCGGAATCTGATGAAATTTTGTGAAGTGTAAGCCATAAGCTGAATTTGTACATAAAGtaatgtttaaaatatataaattgatATGATAACAGATTGTTAGATTTTGTTTTAGAGATTGTTTAAACTACTTTAAAATGGTTTCTACGgactttaaaaatgtttattttttaaaaagtttgttGAATAAGCTTTTAGAAACCTGAGTTTCCCTTGTTAGAATTTAACTTGTTCAATGTTTTTTGTCCGGAATTTGTTTCTATCAACCCGCAAAAGGTAAATGAACGTGTTTGTGGTCGAATTAACTTGGCACCCAAAAGTTGTTGTAGGTGTGTCTGTTTGATTCTGTTTATAAGCAACTCTGCCATTGCATACATAGGTGCActgaaaagaaaatattgttcTAAATAATGGTGAAAaacataataatattataCCAAATGGATTCTAATAAAGTTGacatttgtattaaatattgACATATGTTATTGGacttaaaaaacaaattattattttaaagtactgaacattgaaaattaaagcttcgactatatttaaattttatgtttacagatataaaaaatatttatttcttgttttaaaataataagcaattatatttatagattttttaaTTGAACGGTACtgattatttatatttttgttttaaatttaaacttGTTTTCACCGTGTATGTGTTTTCGCACATGGCTGGCAATTAAGCCAATGAAGCATTAAAAACCACCAGCCAAGCTCCATGCAAAATGAGTTTTTTGGGTGATTCGGGGGCTCGCGGCGATTGTCAGCTTTTTCGGGGCGGTTGGATGGTTTCGAGGACGAGAAAGGTGAAAGCGAGTGGGGCGGAGAAAGGGTTTAACTCAGCCATCCAGCTTGCACTCACACTGGATTAGTGCCGCGTGTGCTAaatgctgttgttgtttttacACATTTGTCAACGTAGATGGCATTACGGATAAATGAACTTCAACCAGATGAACGTACATGTGTACGTATGCGTTATACGTGGAATTGTGCCCCGGGATGGACGGGCAGCCGACACGTGTGCGTTAACAATTTAATTACGCTGCGGGCAGCGACAGCTGCCACATGGCTCTCGAAAAAGTTAATCATCCAGACGAGAGGGTTTTCAGGAATCCAAGACAACCAGGAGTTGGCTTTGTGGCACGATTAAAGAGTTATCCGAATGTTTCAATTGAAGGACTCGAGCGACGTTAAGGAGCGGTATGTCAAAGGGTCTCGAGAGGTCATGTTATTGCTGTATAAATTtaaacaagagagaacgctatagtcgagtgcctgaATACTTTAAAGAATCGGAAATGCTTCtttcttttactctacgagaaaCGGCTATACTAAAACAGACTCTTAAATATAGGTATCACAGTTTTGTCTTAATACAATTAAATACAATGTTTTACATTAACAAGTGTGACCTTTAGAACTATACTACCTATGAAAATGGAATAGGATAGAAaaacataaaatgtttttcaaatattgagtatatttataaataagcaCTTGGAATATGATAATACTGCTGGAAATGGAATAGgatagaaaaacaaaaaatgtttttcaaatattgagtatatttataaataagcaCTTGGAATATGATACTAATCTATTATTATGAACAGCTtgcaaataattatttatttattttattataataaatgtaagaaaagaaaacacaTTCTTGAAATGTGGTATCTTAacctttaaaaatgtttaattaaaaGAAAAGATTATGTACCTACTTATAAACGatgcgtatgcgtaatattaCCTAAGATAAACTTAAACATATAATGTACATATATTTGTGAATATCATGTGGTCGGTGTGCAttctttaatatatttttaatccaTTTACGTTTTTTTCATGCATTTATGTTTATGGGTAATTTCAGCTCTTTTCCTATCGCTTTAAATATAATGGCTCTCTGGCAGCTGCTCTTCTATTAGTTTACTGTCAACCTTCGGCGAAAGGGCGGGGTTAGTCGAGCAGTGGCGTAGTTATATAGATGGACCACGAGGGGTTTTAACATAATATTGTACCTATAGGTCTACTAATGGAGTATGAAATTCTATGACTTCCAAATATGTTTTGtgaaactattttaaaaaattatattattattatgattataataTTCCTTTGCTTAAGCGTGGCACTGGAAAAGGGTTGGTATGGGTAGAAAAATAGAAAGCAGTGTTTCCGAACATGTGTGCATTCTGTTAGTTGATTGCCTAAGCGTCCGTGCTTGCGGTTACATTCTGTTGATTCCTGTTGGCTTTCCCCACCGCCTGCCTCCTTTATTGTCCTTTTTTTGTGCTGTGGTTAGTTTTATAGCTCT
Protein-coding regions in this window:
- the LOC108017876 gene encoding bomanin Short 3, with translation MKFLSLAFVLGLLAAVANATPLNPGNVIINGDCRVCNVRA
- the BomT2 gene encoding bomanin Tailed 2, producing MKPLQVAGTLMLIFCLLAAVNATPGKVYINGQCIDCNKPDNDDGIIMPTDHKTAGSMSYTLTSGAVFFGIIYHLFS
- the LOC108017860 gene encoding bomanin Short 5, which gives rise to MKLISLLFSLGLFALAMASPLDPDNVIINGDCKDCNVYGG
- the LOC108017859 gene encoding bomanin Short 6 is translated as MKLLSVAFLLGLLALASANPLNPGNVIINGDCRVCNVRGD